GAGGCCGCCAAGCAGACCGCCAAGACCGGCGCCACCGAGTTCTGCATCGTGGCCGCGGTGCGCGGACCGGACGAGCGGCTGATGGCGCAGGTCGCCGCGGGTGTGGAGGCCATTCGCAACGAGGTCGACATTCAGGTCGCCTGCTCGCTGGGCATGCTCAACCAGGAGCAGGTCGATCAGCTGGCCGCCATGGGCGTGCACCGCTACAACCACAACCTCGAGACCGCGCGCTCGCACTTCCCGAACGTGGTCACCACCCACACCTACGACGAGCGCTGGGACACCCTGCGCATGGTCCGCGAGGCCGGCATGGAGGTGTGCTCCGGCGGCATTCTCGGCATGGGCGAATCCCTGGAGCAGCGTGCCGAATTCGCCGCGCAGCTGGCCGAACTCGAGCCCGACGAGGTGCCGCTGAACTTCCTCAACCCGCGCCCGGGCACCCCCTTCGGTGACCTCGAGGTGCTCCCGGCCTCGGACGCGCTGCGGGCCGTCGCCGCGTTCCGCCTCGCGCTGCCGCGCACCATCCTGCGTTTCGCGGGCGGGCGCGAGATCACCCTCGGCGACCTGGGCGCCAAGCAGGGCATTCTGGGGGGCATCAACGCCGTCATCGTCGGCAACTACCTGACCACCCTGGGCCGGCCCGCCGAGGCCGACATCGATCTGCTGGGTGAGCTGAAGATGCCGATCAAGGCGCTCAACGAATCCTTCTGAGCCCCGGGCACTGTGCCCGCTACGAAACCCGCTGAGACGGGCGGGCCTTGGAAAACCGGTACCGTAGCGGTACGGTCTCCGAGGCCCCAGCCCGCTATCCATGTAGACACGAAGGATCCATCGAGGTGATCGTGGACATCGAGGAGCGCTACAACCCTTTCACGGGTAAGCGGATCGTTCCGGGTCTGGAGGATGCGGTCCCGGCCGCCGCGGCGCTGGGCCTCGAGCCCCCGCGCTTCTGCGAACAGTGCGGACGCCGCATGATCGTGCAGGTCAGCCCCGACGGCTGGTGGGCGAAATGCTCCCGCCACGGGGTACTGGACTCCGCGACCCTGGAACATCGCTAGTGGCAACCACACTCACCGCCGAGCCGGGCGGACTACGCGTCGACGTCCTGATGCGGGAGGCCCGCGCGGCGGCGGTGGTGTTCGCCGCCCTCGTCGCGGTGAGCGCGGCGGCCGGGGTGGTGTGGGCGCTGCTGGCGCCCGCCGAGCAGCTGCTGGTGGTCGAACCCGACCGCGGCGCCGCGCTGACCGGTGAGAGCATGCACCGTTTCGACGCGCTCGCGCTGTTCGTGCTGATCGGCATCGCCGTCGGCGTGGTCGGCACCGCCGCGGCCTGGCGCTGGCGGCGGGTGCGCGGCCCGATCCTGTTGTGCGGCATCCTGTTCGGCTCGCTGGCCGGCGCCTTCGCGGCCAAGATCGTGGGCGAGGCGCTGGCCGAACAACTACACACGCGGCCCAAACATCCGCCGGTGCACACCATCGTGGAATTCGCGCCGTCCGTGGAGGGCTGGGCCGCCCTCATCGCCCAGCCCCTCGCCGCCGCCGTCGTGGTGCTGCTGCTCACCGCCCTGAGCACCGCCGACGATCTCGGCTCCGGCCACTACCTGCCCTTCGGCGGCCAGCGCCCCGAACCCGCCGTCGTCGCCCCGCCGCAGTACGGTTCGGCCATCAGCTACGGCCCCTACCCGGGCTCCAACGCCGGCACCCAGTTCACGCCGCGAGATCCCGTGGTGCCCTTCGAAACCCCCGATTCGGACGTCACCCGCTGAGTTCCCCCTGCCGCCGGCCGCCGCAATATTCACTGGATCCCCGGCGTTGCAGTTCGTACCGTGTTCCCGTCCGCGAACACTCCGTACCCGGGGGACCCCATGAAGACCGCACCCGCCGAAACCGGCGCGCCCGCACCGCCGGAGCGCCCGGACCTCGCCGCCTGGCGCCAGCGCCACGAACTGCGCAGATCCAGTGCCGCCCAGCCGATCCCGAACGGCCGCCGCTACCGGCGCACCACCAAACACCGCGACCGCGACCGCGATCGATGAATCGGGCGGGCTCGCGCCGTCCTGGTTCGTATGACCACACCGATCTTCGGCTCCGTGCTGACCGTTGCCGTGCCCGTCACCGATCAGGACGCGGCCAAGGCCCTGTTCGAATCCCTCGGTCTGAAGACCACCTTCGATCGTGAACTCCAGCCCGGCTTCCGCTGGCTGGAACTCAGCCTGCCCGGCGGCGCCACCACGCTGTCCCTGGTGAAATCCGGCTCGGA
This sequence is a window from Nocardia yunnanensis. Protein-coding genes within it:
- the bioB gene encoding biotin synthase BioB, yielding MTQAAVTTEAVGTAGEDILAIAREQVLERGVGLTQEQTLEVLRLGDDRLEELLGLAHDVRMKWCGPEVEVEGIISLKTGGCPEDCHFCSQSGLFQSPVRAAWLDIPSLVEAAKQTAKTGATEFCIVAAVRGPDERLMAQVAAGVEAIRNEVDIQVACSLGMLNQEQVDQLAAMGVHRYNHNLETARSHFPNVVTTHTYDERWDTLRMVREAGMEVCSGGILGMGESLEQRAEFAAQLAELEPDEVPLNFLNPRPGTPFGDLEVLPASDALRAVAAFRLALPRTILRFAGGREITLGDLGAKQGILGGINAVIVGNYLTTLGRPAEADIDLLGELKMPIKALNESF
- a CDS encoding DUF2567 domain-containing protein; this encodes MATTLTAEPGGLRVDVLMREARAAAVVFAALVAVSAAAGVVWALLAPAEQLLVVEPDRGAALTGESMHRFDALALFVLIGIAVGVVGTAAAWRWRRVRGPILLCGILFGSLAGAFAAKIVGEALAEQLHTRPKHPPVHTIVEFAPSVEGWAALIAQPLAAAVVVLLLTALSTADDLGSGHYLPFGGQRPEPAVVAPPQYGSAISYGPYPGSNAGTQFTPRDPVVPFETPDSDVTR
- a CDS encoding VOC family protein, whose translation is MTTPIFGSVLTVAVPVTDQDAAKALFESLGLKTTFDRELQPGFRWLELSLPGGATTLSLVKSGSELPAGIDTGVRLATPDARAAHATLTELGLAVGELLAWETAPLMFSFRDPDGNRFYVTETGAR